In Carassius carassius chromosome 5, fCarCar2.1, whole genome shotgun sequence, one genomic interval encodes:
- the LOC132140712 gene encoding protein PRRC2B-like isoform X2: MSDRLGQITKSKDGKSKYSSLSLFDKYKGKSIETQKTTVVARHGLQSLGKVAAARRMPPPAHLPSLKSESKGNDPNVIIVPKDGTGWANKQDQHDPKSSIASSAQLPESQPPPALQKSVSNLQKPMPITSQESTSTGGQKQWAQLNGKAVDQDGLKVSSRLQPFSHEEFPTLKAAGEQDKAGKERSVFDPSYGPGPSLRPQNVSSWREGGGRNLQPPVLSASPPCTDTDTKSSGSAETTTPLPPPSSSTLSSSSSSAAAAQSSDVKEPSLRPAQPVQRRAAPSALQYQHHTTTTYHDMLPAFMCPKETRDAPGSSDHGPTTVVAPVRFESRLMFRPAFPAPEPANGDLRREARFARIPPRPSTRPIRRPGDRAPRPAIINPEDLKDLDELDNDCEDGWAGLHEEVDYSEKLKFSDDEEDHSHCEKNKIWDGWDNHQDQHSSQSSGDCLFPRDAEEESYSRQPEPVPSRKTNGRLSSAESQHQQKNSGNSESAEEQEEPQRQVLPRGKFVSADISAVERARRRREEEERRAREERLAACAEKLKKLDEKFGKTEKPARSGETLREADSKELTQSPGQRSSKHHQEGWQYGTKEVSDAPSESSSQDYKDEGCNYHNDDNGPESTSPLPDYGRHQKPVPPRFQKQHQQQVYKMAPWQQSGHPTQSSSAHPQRGFYPHHVLGFDPRWMMMPPYMDPRMAQGCSPVDFYPPGVNSSGLGKPVIQQDHLNSPGSTSDEGCHPNMHQERRAPSTEPYQVWNQDSYSSARSFTPPYQRQQENCDRAQADDRSDQSSSRHDLYEDRGHDCADSPAEELPHKGRGSDVSLGSQQEVYNEVTHQPLILRRTHPGDNEHRDVSSGRHQKEDLDTHVEAFNGKEKSCDSDFWRKGMGSLRKDASSQAQWSDHGSSSSSNVSQPSESIGRTFRRTGPIKKPVLKPLKVEDKENEKPKTDLEKTVPYRLEKEVVTNVYDLKKDAPLLSNRHSAPPPASSPEEKQVEAPKVEKTSNLPEELHKENCWDSSKSQSLDCFDNRDPPAPRRNNWIFIDEEQAFAGARGAGRGRGRGFREFNSRGAARGGRSDSNRGAYSSTGTQRPARGRGTRDFRGEDLQRGKPRRRNVSETHSEASEYEEQPKRPRQKATENGEASYPVSGEVKRTDKESWRSNKVYTDDQSGNIDSRDKTKSARVFGRSLPPRLNAGYNRGFGSRDSSRGRGTQFGSTSSQENSYNFGADSYSKRSSEREFLKYPPKLTGSFVDNCVEDRDGGYYLDNDNPDNRPLRRRRPPRQDKPPRFRRLQQEREGGGHWNNEDYVNGDVGNQWPGRPKGAEEHWPNHYSGGQSQEITGQSQGEDWETGSENSDFSDWREKQGQHGDMLMDAGHREPGSEKRELSKRSFSSQRPVVDRQNRKSDTSVMENKMSRSTDTQSSAGSSCRNESWQNGVASNSKRVPEDSVTCLSSASVYNVEQNNDTGVVEATGKILEKDLKPRNMKGDMMDPLCQYDLNTYPIESDSGASVPSPEVFQDALSKKQRRPQDDDRRRKDQGPPGSVKNRTIASKMPPRFAKKQGSMSIEQPEETLSTNSLGTDIWETNSTALTVQSSGGDSWTKQVSYTGSEPNSEDSDAGPEQSKEHKPGPIGNERSLKNRKGSEGIERLEGPITPVNGVDIHVDNVIPVPPIEFGVSAKDSDFSLPPGSTPVPVSNPVTKLQDVLAGNVGLTQAIPMLRRDHLQQGINLNPISFPSADLTLKMESARKAWENSQALPEQSSPGGAGSGAQPTCSVGSSSGVSYSSFGGVSMPPMPVASVAPSVSMQGSHIPPLYLDGHVFQSQPRLVPPLTQQPSYQQATPQQIPISLHASLQAQAQLGLRGALPVSQSQEMFNSIPPFRSQVYMHPNLSQHSPMVLSGGGPLKGPYSAFPGMQPSDMVKPQTGSHYQPMNGSQPLVYDGPMNQAAGMGTSQLMDSQLIQVTMPMPGSQLRYGSAQQHLILPQSIQLQQNQNLSVGAPRRMMPPGSQREHSQMDMKGFQFSDKPSHSPGIPSGSYRPGSASPSGKPSGAPTAVASLPGHYTQQVSAPQGSLVMHMRPPTNGPFPNPIQRPIMQVNKTIIIRSPPYPNPGRDLPHSTPPSNPEPTVKGPEDGVKVKALHDVRQAVSNAKSSSVIPGKIQEQLPSVQLKAARTGAIKPQSVKVEEGKA, encoded by the exons TTCCATTGCATCATCAGCACAGCTGCCGGAGTCGCAGCCACCGCCGGCTTTACAGAAATCTGTCTCCAATCTTCAGAAGCCCATGCCAATAACCAGCCAGGAG AGCACAAGTACAGGTGGACAAAAGCAATGGGCACAGCTCAATGGAAAGGCAGTAGATCAAGATG GTTTAAAGGTCTCAAGCCGACTGCAGCCCTTCTCTCACGAGGAATTTCCGACGCTGAAAGCAGCAGGCGAACAGGACAAGGCTGGCAAGGAAAGAAGCGTCTTCGATCCGTCGTATGGGCCCGGACCAAGCCTCCGCCCACAGA ACGTGTCGAGCTGGAGGGAGGGTGGTGGGAGGAACCTGCAGCCCCCAGTGCTGTCTGCCTCCCCGCCCTGCACAGACACGGACACCAAGAGCAGCGGCTCGGCTGAGACCACCACTCCTCTTCCTCCCCCCTCCTCATCCACCTTATCCTCCTCATCATCCTCCGCTGCCGCTGCCCAGTCCTCTGATGTGAAGGAGCCGTCGCTGCGGCCCGCTCAGCCCGTGCAGCGCAGAGCCGCCCCATCAGCCCTCCAATACCAGCACCACACCACCACCACATACCACGACATGCTCCCTGCCTTT ATGTGCCCTAAAGAGACTCGTGACGCTCCAGGTTCCTCGGATCACGGCCCAACCACTGTGGTTGCCCCCGTGCGCTTTGAATCCAGGTTGATGTTCAGACCAGCGTTCCCTGCACCGGAGCCCGCCAA TGGTGATTTAAGAAGAGAGGCCCGTTTCGCCCGTATCCCTCCACGCCCCTCCACTCGCCCGATCCGCCGCCCAGGAGATCGAGCTCCCCGTCCTGCCATAATCAACCCTGAGGACCTGAAGGACCTCGATGAACTGGACAATGACTGTGAAGATGGCTGGGCAG GTCTCCATGAGGAAGTGGATTACAGCGAGAAGCTTAAGTTCAGTGACGATGAGGAAGATCACTCCCACTGTGAGAAGAATAAGATCTG GGATGGTTGGGACAACCATCAAGACCAGCATTCATCTCAGAGCTCTGGTGACTGTTTGTTTCCACGAGACGCTGAGGAGGAGTCATACTCGCGCCAGCCAGAGCCCGTACCCTCCAGGAAGACCAATGGACGATTGTCCTCTGCTGAATCTCAG CACCAGCAGAAGAACAGTGGCAACAGTGAGTCTGcagaggagcaggaggagccacaGCGGCAGGTGCTGCCTCGTGGGAAGTTTGTCTCAGCTGACATCTCTGCTGTGGAGAGAGCACGCAGACGGCgtgaagaggaggagaggagagcacGGGAGGAGAGACTGGCTGCTTGTGCAGAGAAACTCAAAAAACTGGATGAAAAATTTGGCAAAACTGAAAAACCTGCACGGTCTGGAGAAACACTGAGAGAAGCAGACAGCAAGGAGCTGACACAATCTCCAGGCCAAAGGTCATCCAAACACCACCAGGAGGGCTGGCAGTATGGCACTAAAG AAGTGTCTGATGCACCATCGGAGTCATCCAGTCAGGATTACAAAGATGAAGGTTGTAACTACCACAATGATGACAATGGTCCTGAGTCCACCTCTCCCCTCCCAGACTACGGCCGACACCAGAAGCCTGTGCCACCCCGCTTCCAGAAGCAGCACCAGCAGCAG GTGTATAAGATGGCGCCGTGGCAGCAGTCGGGTCACCCCACCCAGTCCAGCTCTGCTCACCCACAGAGAGGCTTTTACCCTCATCATGTTTTGGGCTTTGACCCACGCTGGATGATGATGCCTCCCTATATGGATCCCCGTATGGCACAGGGATGTTCTCCAGTGGATTTCTACCCTCCTGGAGTTAACTCATCTG gtTTGGGGAAACCTGTCATTCAACAGGATCACCTGAATAGCCCTGGTTCCACCTCTGATGAAGGCTGCCATCCCAACATGCATCAGGAGAGGAGGGCGCCATCCACTGAGCCTTACCAAGTGTGGAACCAAGACAGCTATTCATCTGCACGCAGTTTCACCCCACCCTACCAGAGACAGCAAGAGAATTGTGACCGGGCTCAGGCAGATGACAGGAGTGACCAGTCATCTTCCAGACATGACTTGTATGAAGACCGAGGTCATGACTGTGCAGACAGTCCAGCAGAGGAACTGCCTCATAAAGGCAGAGGCTCAGACGTGTCGCTCGGTTCGCAGCAAGAAGTTTACAATGAAGTAACCCATCAACCATTAATACTCCGCAGAACCCATCCTGGAGACAATGAGCACAGGGACGTCTCCTCTGGTAGACATCAGAAAGAAGACCTTGATACCCATGTTGAGGCCTTCAATGGCAAGGAGAAGAGCTGCGACTCTGATTTTTGGAGGAAAGGTATGGGTAGCCTGAGGAAAGATGCCAGCAGTCAGGCGCAGTGGTCCGATCACGGTTCGAGCAGCAGCAGTAATGTTAGCCAGCCATCTGAGTCCATTGGTAGAACCTTTAGAAGGACGGGACCCATCAAGAAACCTGTGTTGAAGCCCTTGAAGGTTGAAGACAAAGAGAACGAGAAACCCAAAACTGATCTGGAGAAGACTGTCCCATACCGGCTGGAGAAAGAAGTTGTTACTAACGTCTATGACCTGAAGAAAGATGCTCCACTTCTGTCTAACAGGCACTCCGCCCCACCACCCGCTTCCTCTCCTGAGGAGAAACAAGTGGAAGCTCCGAAGGTGGAGAAAACAAGCAACTTGCCTGAAGAGTTGCACAAAGAGAACTGCTGGGATAGCAGCAAGAGTCAGTCTTTGGACTGCTTTGACAACAGGGATCCACCAGCTCCTCGCCGCAACAACTGGATATTCATTGATGAGGAGCAGGCGTTTGCAGGGGCCAGGGGAGCAGGTCGTGGACGTGGCCGGGGCTTCAGAGAGTTCAACTCTCGTGGTGCTGCTCGTGGAGGACGGAGCGACAGCAACAGGGGGGCCTACAGTAGCACAGGCACACAGAGGCCTGCGCGAGGACGTGGCACTCGAGACTTCAGGGGCGAAGATCTGCAGCGAGGCAAACCCCGGAGACGTAATGTGAGTGAGACGCACAGTGAGGCCTCAGAATATGAGGAGCAGCCCAAGCGCCCACGTCAGAAGGCCACTGAGAACGGAGAGGCTTCATATCCTGTGTCTGGAGAGGTCAAGAGGACTGACAAGGAGTCGTGGAGATCAAACAAGGTCTACACTGATGATCAGAGTGGCAACATCGATTCCAGGGACAAGACAAAATCAGCTCGAGTGTTTGGAAGGTCATTGCCCCCTCGCCTTAATGCTGGATACAACCGTGGATTTGGCTCAAGGGACAGTTCGAGAGGGAGAGGAACCCAGTTTGGAAGTACCTCCTCTCAGGAGAACAGCTACAACTTCGGTGCAGACTCCTATTCGAAACGCTCGTCTGAACGAGAGTTCCTGAAGTACCCCCCTAAATTAACGGGTTCCTTTGTAGATAACTGCGTTGAGGACCGAGATGGAGGTTACTACCTTGATAATGATAATCCTGACAACCGGCCCCTTAGAAGGCGGCGTCCCCCACGCCAAGATAAGCCCCCACGCTTCAGGCGTCTACAGCAAGAGCGCGAAGGAGGAGGTCACTGGAATAATGAAGACTATGTTAACGGAGATGTTGGCAATCAGTGGCCAGGTCGTCCTAAGGGTGCAGAGGAGCACTGGCCAAACCACTACTCTGGAGGACAGTCACAGGAGATCACGGGTCAGAGTCAGGGTGAGGACTGGGAAACCGGCTCTGAAAACAGTGATTTCAGTGACTGGAGGGAGAAGCAGGGGCAGCATGGCGACATGCTCATGGATGCGGGTCACAGAGAACCTGGCTCTGAGAAGAGAGAGCTCTCAAAGCGGAGCTTTTCTAGTCAGCGTCCAGTCGTTGACAGACAGAACCGGAAGAGTGACACATctgtaatggaaaacaagatGAGCCGCTCAACGGACACACAGTCTAGTGCAGGTTCCTCTTGTAGAAACGAGAGTTGGCAGAATGGCGTTGCTTCCAACAGCAAACG AGTTCCAGAAGATTCAGTCACTTGCCTGAGCTCGGCATCGGTGTACAATGTGGAGCAAAACAATGACACAGGTGTGGTGGAAGCAACGGGAAAGATCCTAGAGAAAGACTTGAAGCCCAGAAACATGAAGGGGGACATGATGGATCCACTGTGCCAATATGACCTGAACACTTACCCAA TTGAGAGTGACTCGGGAGCTTCTGTACCCAGTCCAGAGGTTTTCCAGGACGCTCTGTCCAAAAAACAGCGCCGCCCACAGGATGATGATCGCAGGAGGAAGGATCAGGGTCCTCCA GGTTCGGTAAAGAATAGAACAATTGCATCGAAAATGCCTCCCCGTTTTGCCAAGAAGCAAGGCAGCATGTCCATCGAACAGCCTGAGGAGACGCTCTCCACCAACAGCTTGGGAACCGATATCTGGGAGACAAACAGCACCG CTCTGACTGTCCAGTCGTCAGGTGGCGATTCATGGACAAAGCAGGTTTCCTACACGGGAAGCGAACCCAATTCAGAG GATTCAGATGCGGGGCCTGAGCAGAGCAAAGAACACAAACCAGGCCCTATTGGCAATGAGCGCTCGCTAAAGAACCGCAAGGGTTCGGAGGGCATAGAGCGTCTGGAGGGACCTATCACTCCTGTCAATGGAGTGGATATCCATGTGGACAACGTCATTCCTGTGCCACCTATTGAGTTTGGTGTCAGTGCAAAGGATTCTGACTTCAGCCTTCCTCCAGGGTCCACGCCAGTGCCTGTGTCCAACCCCGTTACCAAGCTGCAAGATGTGCTTGCTGGGAAT GTGGGCCTGACTCAAGCCATCCCAATGCTCCGCAGAGACCACCTGCAGCAAGGAATAAACCTCAACCCCATCAGCTTCCCTTCTGCAGACCTCACTCTCAAG ATGGAGTCGGCTCGGAAGGCGTGGGAGAACTCTCAGGCTCTCCCGGAGCAGAGCTCCCCGGGCGGTGCGGGCTCCGGCGCTCAGCCCACCTGTAGCGTGGGCTCCTCCAGCGGCGTCAGCTACAGCTCCTTTGGCGGAGTGTCCATGCCACCCATGCCTGTGGCATCTGTTGCTCCTTCTGTCTCCATGCAAG GCAGTCATATCCCTCCTCTGTATCTGGACGGTCATGTGTTCCAGAGTCAGCCGCGTCTTGTGCCGCCCTTGACTCAGCAGCCCAGTTACCAGCAG GCCACCCCTCAGCAGATCCCCATCTCCCTGCACGCGTCTCTTCAGGCCCAGGCGCAGCTGGGCCTGCGAGGAGCTCTGCCTGTCTCTCAGTCTCAAGAGATGTTCAACTCCATCCCTCCCTTCAG GTCTCAGGTGTACATGCACCCAAACCTGTCTCAGCACAGTCCCATGGTGCTCTCTGGTGGAGGTCCTCTCAAAGGGCCATACTCTGCATTTCCTGGCATGCAGCCGTCAGACATGGTCAAACCGCAGACCGGGTCTCACTACCAGCCCATGAATGGCAGCCAGCCACTGGTGTACGATGGGCCCATGAATCAGGCAGCAGGGATGGGCACGTCACAGCTCATGGACTCCCAGCTAATTCAG GTGACGATGCCCATGCCTGGATCTCAGCTGCGCTATGGCTCGGCCCAGCAGCACCTCATCCTGCCCCAGTCCATCCAGCTCCAGCAGAACCAGAACCTGTCTGTGGGAGCTCCACGACGTATGATGCCTCCTGGATCCCAGCGGGAG CATTCCCAGATGGACATGAAGGGATTTCAGTTCTCTGATAAGCCCAGTCACTCACCTGGAATACCCAGCGGCTCCTACAG GCCCGGTTCAGCCAGTCCTAGTGGGAAACCCTCAGGAGCCCCTACAGCGGTCGCCTCTCTCCCAGGACATTACACACAGCAA GTGTCCGCTCCACAGGGCAGTTTGGTCATGCACATGAGGCCCCCCACCAATGGTCCCTTCCCCAACCCCATCCAGCGGCCAATCATGCAAGTCAACAAGACCATCATCATCCGTTCGCCACCCTACCCCAACCCCGGGCGCGATCTGCCCCACAGCACACCCCCATCCAACCCTGAGCCAACCGTGAAGGGTCCTGAGGATGGTGTGAAG GTGAAGGCTCTGCATGACGTGCGTCAGGCCGTCAGCAACGCCAAGAGCTCCTCAGTGATCCCCGGCAAGATCCAGGAGCAGCTGCCTTCAGTACAGCTCAAAGCTGCTCGAACCGGAGCCATCAAACCACAGTCAGTCAAAGTGGAGGAAGGCAAAGCCTAA